In the Pristiophorus japonicus isolate sPriJap1 chromosome 5, sPriJap1.hap1, whole genome shotgun sequence genome, one interval contains:
- the LOC139264161 gene encoding histone H2B 1/2-like, producing MAGGVEQKLIVIQERILLFHSFLCLKLSFKMPKGKKAAAKKGAKKASNKVPAKGSKERRGPRNESDSIYAYKAMKQVQPNSSISSKATRITNSFVNDIFEFIMGEASRLAHYNKRRTISSREIQTALCLLLPKALAKHTKLQVTLRNVLKE from the coding sequence ATGGCTGGGGGTGTGGAGCAAAAGCTGATAGTAATCCAGGAACGCATACTACTGTTCCACTCATTTTTGTGCCTGAAATTGAGTTTCAAAATGCCTAAGGGGAAGAAAGCagctgccaagaaaggcgccaagaaagctTCAAATAAAGTGCCTGCAAAGGGCAGCAAGGAGCGGAGAGGGCCGAGGAATGAGAGTGACTCCATTTACGCCTACAAGGCAATGAAGCAGGTTCAGCCCAACAgcagcatctcctccaaggccacgaGAATCACAAACtcctttgtgaacgatattttcgagttcATCATGGGCGAGGCTTCCCgcttggcccattacaacaagcgtcgtaccatcagctcccgggagatccagacagcCTTGTGCCTGCTGCTGCCGAAGGCTCTGGCCAAGCACACAAAGCTCCAGGTTACGCTCCGCAACGTGCTGAAAGAATAA